The proteins below come from a single Prolixibacter sp. NT017 genomic window:
- a CDS encoding alpha/beta hydrolase, which yields MKKTYLLLALVLWVASAFAQKTEYITKFNIPYYNDSLNQADEYLRQQCVLDLYYPKNVKHFPTIVWFHGGGLTGGHKEIPEALKEQGMAVIGVGYRLSPHIKAEHCIDDAAAAVAWAFNHIEQFGGDSTLIFVSGHSAGGYLTLMVGLDKNYLKRWDIDANRIAGLIPFSGHTITHFTIRAERGIPGTQPVVDSLAPLYWVRKDAPPLLLITGDRHMEMLGRYEENAYLMRMMKVVGHKNTRLYEMQGYGHNMTAPAFPLLLKDVREIVKEKRAND from the coding sequence ATGAAGAAAACTTATCTGCTGCTCGCCCTGGTGCTTTGGGTAGCATCGGCATTCGCGCAAAAGACCGAATACATTACGAAATTCAACATTCCGTATTACAATGATTCCCTCAACCAGGCCGATGAGTACCTCCGGCAGCAATGTGTACTGGATCTGTATTACCCAAAGAATGTGAAGCATTTCCCTACCATTGTCTGGTTTCATGGTGGCGGCTTAACGGGCGGACACAAAGAGATTCCGGAAGCGTTGAAAGAACAGGGCATGGCCGTGATTGGCGTAGGATACCGGCTATCGCCTCACATTAAAGCGGAGCATTGCATCGACGATGCAGCCGCCGCTGTCGCCTGGGCATTCAACCACATCGAGCAATTCGGCGGCGATTCGACGCTGATTTTCGTCTCTGGTCACTCTGCTGGTGGCTACCTCACACTGATGGTGGGATTGGACAAAAACTACCTGAAAAGATGGGACATCGATGCCAATCGCATTGCAGGACTGATTCCTTTTAGCGGGCACACCATCACTCACTTCACCATTCGGGCCGAGCGGGGCATTCCGGGAACACAACCGGTCGTCGACAGCCTGGCGCCGCTGTACTGGGTGCGGAAAGATGCACCGCCGTTGCTGCTCATCACCGGCGACCGTCATATGGAAATGTTGGGACGCTATGAAGAAAATGCTTACCTGATGCGCATGATGAAAGTGGTGGGCCACAAAAATACCCGGCTATACGAAATGCAGGGCTACGGCCACAACATGACCGCTCCAGCCTTTCCGCTGCTGCTGAAAGATGTACGAGAGATTGT